A stretch of the Malus domestica chromosome 08, GDT2T_hap1 genome encodes the following:
- the LOC103410542 gene encoding protein TIC 55, chloroplastic-like, which produces MALLHPLVSHIFPSSTPKPSTPKLKSNPTPLQPSTLVLTNNKSRDNISGVGKFLSKAVVASPLDHDDDLKEDEQEDHKVLVTPSKEEEHGEESVATGYNWTEEWYPLYLTQDLPEDAPLGLTVFNKQLVLYRDGSGELRCYEDRCPHRLAKLSEGHLIDGRLECLYHGWQFERQGKCVKIPQLPSDAKIPRAACVKSYEVRDSQGVVWVWMSHKTPPNTKKLPWFENFDKPGFDYSSTIHELPYDHSILLENLMDPAHIPISHDRTGFSAKRENAQPLRFEVIERSDRGFTGYYGEAKDQHLPFFLRFEAPGVIENTREIVDKNGEKHYSVGLFLCRPTGQGKSVAIMRFGATKLSPLAKLFPTWYFHHISCTVFEQDMGFLSSQNEILWRKKRPTKELYLNLKSSDVWVAEYRKWVDKVSNGMPYHVGHSTISLPEEAAVVEHAPAGLVASVSASQPAKGGVGTMHVPNWSNRYFRHVIHCKGCRNVVKSFRVLKTGLSGVAAVMVLVAILVSGRQWKAVFLVAAAVFSAGAYGCSAAVALSTTNFIRLHKRL; this is translated from the exons ATGGCTCTCCTTCACCCTCTAGTCTCACACATCTTCCCCTCTTCCACTCCCAAACCATCAACACCAAAACTAAAATCAAACCCTACACCTCTTCAACCATCCACATTAGTACTAACAAATAATAAGAGTCGCGATAACATCTCGGGTGTAGGTAAGTTTCTCTCCAAAGCCGTAGTTGCATCTCCGCTTGATCATGACGATGATTTGAAGGAAGATGAACAAGAGGATCACAAGGTTTTGGTGACTCCTTCCAAAGAAGAAGAGCATGGAGAAGAAAGCGTCGCAACCGGATACAATTGGACGGAAGAATGGTACCCTCTTTACCTCACCCAGGACCTGCCTGAAGATGCACCTTTAGGCCTTACCGTCTTCAATAAGCAGCTCGTCTTGTATCGAGATGGCTCGGGTGAGCTTCGCTGTTACGAAGATCGTTGCCCACATAG GCTGGCAAAACTATCCGAAGGCCATTTGATCGACGGAAGGCTAGAGTGTTTGTACCATGGTTGGCAATTCGAACGCCAAGGAAAATGTGTAAAGATTCCACAG CTTCCATCTGATGCTAAAATTCCGAGAGCAGCTTGTGTTAAATCATACGAAGTGAGGGATTCTCAAGGCGTTGTTTGGGTGTGGATGTCTCACAAGACACcaccaaacaccaaaaaactACCTTGGTTCGAAAACTTTGATAAACCCGGCTTTGATTATTCTTCGACAATCCATGAGCTCCCCTACGATCACTCCATTCTTCTGGAGAACCTCATGGATCCAGCCCACATTCCAATCTCACACGACAGGACAGGTTtctcagcgaaaagagaaaatgcgCAGCCACTGAGATTTGAGGTGATTGAAAGGAGTGACAGAGGTTTTACAGGGTATTATGGTGAGGCAAAAGACCAGCACTTGCCTTTTTTCTTAAGGTTTGAGGCACCCGGCGTTATCGAAAACACGAGGGAAATTGTAGACAAGAACGGTGAGAAGCACTACTCTGTCGGGCTCTTCCTCTGTAGACCAACGGGGCAGGGAAAATCCGTGGCTATTATGAGGTTCGGAGCCACGAAACTCTCCCCGTTGGCAAAACTGTTTCCGACTTGGTACTTCCACCACATTTCTTGTACAGTTTTCGAGCAAGACATGGGATTTCTCTCGTCTCAGAACGAAATACTTTGGAGAAAAAAACGTCCCACGAAAGAGTTGTACCTTAATTTAAAATCATCTGATGTTTGGGTGGCAGAGTACAGAAAATGGGTTGACAAAGTTAGCAATGGCATGCCTTACCATGTAGGTCACAGCACTATATCGTTGCCCGAAGAGGCGGCCGTGGTGGAACATGCACCGGCAGGGCTTGTTGCCAGTGTTTCAGCGTCTCAGCCGGCTAAGGGAGGCGTTGGAACGATGCATGTTCCGAATTGGAGCAACCGATATTTTAGGCATGTGATTCATTGCAAAGGGTGTAGAAATGTTGTGAAGAGTTTTCGGGTTTTGAAAACCGGACTTTCGGGAGTTGCTGCTGTGATGGTTTTGGTTGCGATTTTGGTGTCCGGGAGGCAGTGGAAGGCGGTTTTTTTGGTGGCGGCTGCTGTGTTTTCGGCTGGGGCTTATGGTTGCTCAGCCGCTGTTGCATTGAGTACTACTAACTTCATAAGGTTGCACAAGAGGTTGTGA